The Ahaetulla prasina isolate Xishuangbanna chromosome 11, ASM2864084v1, whole genome shotgun sequence genome contains a region encoding:
- the MED12 gene encoding mediator of RNA polymerase II transcription subunit 12 isoform X3, which translates to MAAFGVLSYEHRPLKRPRLGPPDVYPQDPKQKEDELTALNVKQGFNNQPAVSGDEHGSAKNVNFNPAKISSNFSSIIAEKLRCNTLPDTGRRKPQVNQKDNFWPVTARSQSAINNWFNDLAGTKPLTHLAKKVPIFSKKEEIFSYLAKYAVPVMRAAWLIKMTCAYYAAITETKVKKRHVIDPFSEWTQIITKFLWEQLQKIADFHRQLLAQACGSPSSIMPQEVEHSVKQWDYNEKLAMFMFQDGMLDRHEFLTWVLECFEKIRPGEDELLKLLLPLLLQYSSEFVQSAYLSRRLAYFCTRRLAILLDASGGHPAHHLPSQAAPALPSTPTPQPAAGNSSTSPFSDLLLCPQHRPVVFGLSCILQSIVLCCPSALVWHYSLTDSRIKTGSPLDHLPIAPSNLPMPGVNASFIQQVRARLRETEQQIKERGQAVEVRWSFDKCQEATAGFTISRVLHTLEVLDSHSFERSDFSNSLDSLYNRIFGGGPSKDSHEISPDDDAVVALLCEWAVSHKRSGRHRAMVVAKLLEKRQSEIEAERCGDSEVVDEKGSISSGSLSAVSAPVFQEVLMQFLDTQAPMLTDPSSEEERAEFFNLVLLFCELIRHDVFSPNMYMCALISRGDLAIDHGPRPASPFDDAAEEHHDRKEREGSHSIKLEDASLSECHMDIDHSSSAIFDDMEKTDFSMFSPSMHCESKASPSPEKLDPEKDRGADGTLAALYDQPRHIQYCTHFPIPQEESSSHECNQRLVVLFGVGKQRDEARHAIKRISKDILKVLNRKSTAETGGEEGQKRKRNKPEAFPTAEDIFAKFQHLSHFDQHLVTSQVSRNVLEQITSFALGMSYHLPLVQHIQFIFDLMEYSLNISGLIDFAIQLLNELSVVEAELLLKSSDLVGSYTTSLCLCIVAVLRHYHSCLILNQDQMAQVFEGLCGVVKHGMNRSDGSSAERCILAYLYDLYTSCSHLKSKFGELFSDFCSKVKNTIYCNVEPSDSNMLWEPLFMIDTIENPSAHNFTYTNLGKSLADNPANRYSFVCNALMHVCVGHHDPDRVNDIAILCAELTGYCKLLSAEWLGVLKALCCSSNNGTCGFNDLLCNVDVSDLSFHDSLATFVAILIARQCLLLEDLIRCAAIPSLLNAACSEQDSEPGARLTCRILLHLFKTPQLNPCQQDSSKPSVGIRSSCDRHLLAASQNRIVDGAVFAVLKAVFVLGDAELKGSGFSHPGGVDDLLDDDKKPAGRMVSIETASLDVYAKYVLRSICQQEWVGERCLKSLCEDSNDLQDPVLSSTQAQRLMQLICYPHRLLDSEEGENPQRQRIKRILQNLDQWTMRQSLLELQLMIKQTASNQEMNSLLENIAKATIEVFQQSAETNGIVSLGSCPNLMPANPKAKPVLSSLERSGVWLVAPLIAKLPTSVQGYVLKAAGDELEKGQHLGSSSRKERDRQKQKSMTLLSQQPFLSLVLTCLKGQDEQREGLLTSLYSQVQQIVTNWREDQYQDDCKAKQLMHEALKLRLNLVGGMFDTVQRSTQQTTEWAVLLLDIISSGTVDMQSNNELFTTVLDMLSVLINGTLAADMSSISQGSMEENKRAYMNLVKKLRKELGDRQSESLEKVRQLLPLPKQTRDVITCEPQGSLIDTKGNKIAGFDSIFKKEGLQVSTKQKISPWDLFEGLKHSAPLSWGWFGTVRVDRKVSRFEEQQRLLLYHTHLKPKPRSYYLEPLPLPPEEEEPPTPVALEPEKKAVEPAKAEKASASAGSSVAEPKNKNKNKNKKRAQSASKNEQEYSMNAVRGVSYGAGIPTDLLHHQPGNSMSRLAYGQPPVGLYAQNQPLPAGALLLAGGPRLDTSYRPVRMPIGKLVPNRLPYAGVLPTSMGMLGMDPSYKSAVYRQQPPPPPVPGGQLLRQQLQAKLQGQGILGQPPVRQMPPTTAYGTGQPAQGYTPYGVPHLGLQQHPSQASTMVPSTYSGQTYQNSHPSANPAFVDAVRSMQRPSGYVHQQAPAYGHALNAAQRFPHQPMQQPAMMGSINHLSTQGVPAGVRPSQLLPDQQQQQQQQQQQQQQQQQQQQQQQQQQQQYLRQQQQQQLLRQQQQQQPPPQPQPQQPQPPPQQPPPVPPVPQPQAQGQPPGLGMQGLTPQQPLFQRQGLQQTQQQQQTAALVRQLQQQLSNTQPQQSSNPFGRY; encoded by the exons ATGGCGGCCTTCGGGGTGCTGAGCTACGAGCACCGACCTCTCAAGCGGCCGCGCCTGGGACCGCCCGACGTCTACCCGCAGGACCCCAAGCAGAAGGAG GATGAGCTGACGGCCCTCAACGTGAAGCAGGGCTTCAACAACCAGCCAGCCGTTTCTGGAGACGAGCACGGCAGCGCCAAGAACGTCAACTTCAACCCCGCCAAG ATCAGTTCCAACTTCAGCAGCATCATTGCCGAAAAGCTGCGCTGCAACACGTTGCCCGACACTGGCCGTCGGAAACCGCAGGTGAACCAAAAGGACAACTTCTGGCCGGTGACGGCTCGCTCCCAGAGCGCAATTAATAATTGGTTCAACGATCTGGCTGGAACCAAACCCCTCACCCACCTGGCTAAAAAG GTGCCCATCTTCAGCAAGAAGGAGGAGATATTTAGTTACCTTGCCAAGTATGCAGTGCCTGTGATGAGAGCTGCCTGGCTGATCAAGATGACCTGTGCCTATTACGCTGCCATTACAGAAACGAAGGTGAAGAAGCGGCATGTCATTGACCCCTTCAGCG AATGGACACAGATTATCACCAAGTTTCTGTGGGAGCAGCTGCAGAAGATCGCCGACTTTCACCGGCAGCTGCTGGCACAAGCCTGCGGCTCACCCTCCAGCATCATGCCCCAGGAGGTGGAGCACTCGGTGAAGCAGTGGGACTACAATGAGAAGCTGGCCATGTTTATGTTCCAG GATGGGATGCTGGACCGGCACGAGTTCCTGACCTGGGTGCTCGAATGCTTTGAGAAGATTCGGCCCGGCGAAGACGAGCTCCTGAAGCTGCTCTTGCCGCTGCTCCTGCAG TATTCCAGTGAGTTTGTGCAGTCGGCCTACCTGTCCAGGCGCCTGGCTTACTTCTGCACCCGCCGCCTTGCCATTCTGCTGGACGCCAGCGGTGGGCACCCAGCTCACCACCTTCCCTCTCAGGCAGCCCCTGCGCTCCCCTCCACCCCGACTCCCCAGCCGGCTGCGGGAAACTCTTCCACCAGCCCTTTCAGCGACCTGCTGCTGTGCCCCCAGCATCGCCCCGTTGTCTTTGGACTCAGCTGCATCCTCCAG AGTATTGTCCTGTGTTGCCCCAGCGCCCTTGTCTGGCACTACTCCCTCACTGACAGCAGAATCAAGACGGGCTCTCCCCTCGACCACCTGCCCATTGCCCCCTCAAACCTGCCCATGCCAGGGGTCAACGCCAGCTTCATACAGCAG GTCCGGGCGAGGCTGCGGGAGACGGAGCAGCAGATCAAGGAGCGTGGGCAGGCCGTGGAAGTGCGCTGGTCCTTTGACAAATGCCAGGAAGCCACCGCAG GGTTCACCATCAGCCGGGTACTCCACACTTTAGAAGTCCTTGACAGTCACAGTTTCGAGCGTTCGGACTTCAGCAACTCGCTGGATTCTCTGTACAACAGGATATTCGGGGGAGGGCCGAGCAAGGACAGTCATGAG ATCTCCCCCGATGACGATGCCGTGGTGGCTCTGCTCTGCGAGTGGGCCGTGAGCCACAAGCGGTCAGGACGGCACCGGGCAATGGTGGTGGCAAAGCTGCTGGAGAAGCGGCAATCTGAGATAGAGGCCGAG CGCTGCGGCGACTCGGAAGTGGTGGACGAAAAGGGCTCCATCTCCTCAGGTTCCCTGTCGGCAGTGAGCGCCCCAGTCTTCCAAGAGGTTCTCATGCAGTTCCTGGACACCCAGGCCCCCATGCTAA CTGACCCCAGCAGCGAGGAAGAGCGGGCCGAGTTCTTCAACCTGGTGCTGCTCTTCTGCGAGCTGATCCGTCACGACGTCTTCTCGCCCAACATGTACATGTGCGCCCTGATCTCACGGGGCGACCTGGCCATCGACCACGGGCCCCGTCCCGCCTCCCCCTTTGACGATGCTGCGGAGGAGCACCACGACCGGAAGGAGCGGGAGGGCAGCCACAGCATCAAGCTGGAG GATGCCAGCCTCTCAGAATGTCACATGGATATCGACCACAGTTCCAGTGCCATCTTTGATGACATGGAGAAGACTGATTTCTCG ATGTTCTCTCCTTCCATGCACTGTGAGTCCAAAGCCAGCCCCTCCCCAGAGAAACTGGACCCTGAGAAGGACCGGGGGGCAGATGGGACGTTGGCTGCCCTCTACGACCAGCCTCGGCACATCCAGTACTGCACACATTTCCCCATTCCCCAG GAGGAATCCAGCAGCCACGAGTGCAACCAGCGTCTGGTGGTCCTTTTTGGAGTCGGGAAGCAGCGCGACGAGGCCCGGCATGCCATCAAAAGAATCAGCAAAGACATCTTGAAGGTGCTCAACAGGAAAAGCACGGCGGAGACAG GGGGCGAGGAAgggcagaagaggaagaggaacaagCCAGAGGCCTTCCCAACTGCAGAGGACATCTTTGCCAAGTTCCAGCATCTTTCCCACTTCGACCAGCACCTCGTCACCTCTCAG gTATCTCGCAACGTCTTGGAGCAAATCACCAGCTTTGCCTTAGGGATGTCCTACCACCTGCCTCTGGTGCAGCACATCCAGTTCATCTTCGACCTGATGGAGTATTCGCTCAACATCAGCGGGCTCATCGACTTTGCCATCCAG CTGCTGAACGAGCTGAGCGTGGTGGAGGCCGAGTTGCTGCTCAAGTCCTCCGACCTGGTGGGCAGCTACACCACCAGCCTGTGCCTGTGCATCGTGGCCGTCCTGCGGCATTACCACTCCTGCCTTATCCTCAACCAGGACCAGATGGCCCAGGTCTTTGAAGG GCTGTGCGGGGTGGTGAAGCACGGCATGAACCGTTCGGATGGCTCTTCGGCTGAGCGCTGCATCCTGGCCTACCTCTACGATCTGTACACGTCCTGCAGCCACCTCAAGAGTAAATTTGGGGAGCTCTTCAG CGACTTCTGCTCCAAGGTGAAGAACACCATCTACTGCAACGTGGAGCCCTCGGACTCCAACATGCTGTGGGAACCCTTGTTCATGATTGACACCATCGAGAACCCCTCTGCCCACAACTTCACCTACACCAACCTGGGCAAGAGCCTGGCAGACAACCCAGCCAACCGCTACAGCTTCGTCTGCAATGCCCTGATGCATGTCTGCGTGGGGCACCACGACCCGGACCG GGTCAATGATATTGCCATCCTGTGTGCGGAGCTGACTGGATACTGCAAGCTGCTGAGTGCCGAGTGGCTGGGGGTGCTGAAGGCCCTGTGCTGCTCCTCCAACAATGGGACCTGTGGCTTCAACGACCTCCTCTGCAACGTGGAC GTGAGCGATCTGTCCTTCCACGACTCTCTGGCGACCTTTGTGGCCATCCTCATTGCCCGCCAGTGTCTGCTTCTGGAGGATCTGATCCGCTGCGCGGCCATTCCCTCTCTCCTCAATGCTG CCTGCAGTGAACAGGACTCGGAGCCCGGGGCCCGCCTGACCTGCCGAATTTTGCTGCACCTCTTTAAGACCCCCCAGCTGAATCCCTGCCAGCAGGATAGCA GTAAGCCCTCGGTGGGCATCCGCTCGTCCTGCGACAGGCACCTGCTGGCTGCTTCCCAGAATCGCATCGTGGATGGAGCCGTCTTTGCAGTGCTGAAGGCCGTCTTCGTCCTGG GGGATGCCGAACTGAAGGGCTCTGGTTTTTCCCACCCGGGAGGGGTGGATGATCTCCTGGATGACGACAAGAAGCCGGCCGGCCGGATGGTTTCTATTGAGACGGCCAGCCTGGATGTCTACGCCAAGTATGTCCTCAGGAGCATCTGCCAGCAG GAATGGGTGGGCGAGCGATGCCTGAAGTCATTGTGTGAGGACAGCAACGACCTGCAGGACCCTGTCCTGAGCAGCACCCAGGCCCAGCGGCTGATGCAGCTGATCTGCTACCCTCATCGGCTGCTCGACAGCGAGGAGGGCGAGAACCCCCAGCGGCAGAGGATCAAGCGCATTTTGCAG AACCTGGACCAGTGGACAATGCGCCAGTCGCTGCTCGAACTGCAGCTCATGATCAAGCAGACGGCCAGCAAT CAAGAGATGAATTCCCTCCTGGAGAACATCGCCAAGGCCACCATCGAAGTGTTCCAGCAGTCGGCCGAGACCAACGGCATCGTCAGCCTGGGCAGCTGCCCCAACCTCATGCCAGCCAACCCCAAAGCCAAGCCTGTCCTTAG CTCCTTGGAACGGTCCGGAGTGTGGCTGGTGGCGCCCCTGATCGCCAAGCTCCCGACCTCTGTGCAGGGCTATGTGCTGAAGGCAGCGGGGGACGAGCTGGAGAAggggcagcatttgggctcttcgtCCCGCAAGGAGAGAGACCGACAGAAGCAGAAGAG CATGACCCTGCTGAGCCAGCAGCCCTTCCTGTCCCTGGTGCTCACCTGCCTGAAGGGCCAGGACGAGCAGCGCGAGGGCCTCCTCACCTCCTTGTACAGCCAGGTCCAGCAG ATTGTGACCAACTGGCGCGAAGACCAGTACCAGGATGACTGCAAAGCCAAGCAGCTGATGCACGAGGCGCTGAAGCTGCGGCTGAATCTG GTGGGGGGCATGTTTGACACGGTGCAGCGCAGCACCCAGCAGACCACGGAGTGGGCAGTGCTTCTCCTGGACATCATCAGCAGCGGCACGGTGGACATGCAGTCTAACAA TGAGCTCTTCACCACCGTCCTGGACATGCTCAGCGTGCTGATCAACGGCACTCTGGCCGCCGACATGTCCAGCATCTCACAAGGCAGCATGGAGGAGAACAAGCGGGCATACATGAACCTGGTCAAGAAGCTGCGG AAAGAGCTGGGCGACCGGCAGTCGGAGAGCCTGGAGAAAGTGCGCCAGCTGctgcccctgcccaagcagacccggGACGTGATCACTTGCGAGCCGCAGGGCTCCCTCATCGACACCAAAGGCAACAAGATTGCCGGCTTTGACTCCATTTTCAAGAAGGAG GGCCTGCAGGTCTCCACCAAGCAGAAGATTTCCCCCTGGGACCTCTTCGAGGGCCTGAAGCACTCTGCCCCGCTGTCCTGGGGCTGGTTTGGGACGGTGCGGGTGGACCGCAAAGTGTCCCGCTTCGAAGAGCAGCAGCGGCTGCTCCTCTATCACACCCACCTGAAGCCCAAGCCCCGCAGCTACTACCTGGAGCCGCTGCCTCTGCCTCCCGAGGAGGAGGAGCCCCCCACCCCGGTGGCCCTGGAGCCGGAGAAGAAGGCAGTCGAGCCGGCCAAGGCGGAGAAGGCCAGCGCCAGCGCTGGCAGTTCTGTGGCGGAACCCAAGAACAAGaataagaacaagaacaagaaacgGGCCCAGTCTGCCAGCAAGAACGAG CAGGAATACTCGATGAATGCAGTCCGGGGCGTCTCCTATGGTGCTGGCATCCCCACCGATCTTCTGCATCACCAGCCGGGGAACTCCATGTCTCGCCTGGCCTATGGGCAGCCTCCGGTGGGCCTCTATGCCCAGAACCAGCCCCTCCCAGCAG GTGCTCTTCTCCTTGCAGGAGGCCCTCGGTTGGACACGTCATACCGACCGGTGCGCATGCCCATCGGCAAGCTGGTGCCCAATCGGCTCCCCTATGCGGGGGTCTTGCCAACCAGCATGGGCATGCTGGGAATGGACCCTTCCTATAAATCAGCCGTCTATAGGCAGCAGCCGCCGCCACCTCCTGTGCCTGGGGGGCAGCTCCTGCGCCAGCAACTGCAGGCCAAACTG CAAGGCCAGGGGATCCTGGGGCAGCCACCAGTGCGCCAGATGCCTCCTACGACAGCCTATGGAACCGGGCAGCCAGCGCAG GGCTACACCCCATACGGGGTGCCCCACCTCGGCCTTCAGCAGCATCCCTCCCAGGCCAGCACCATGGTCCCCTCGACGTATTCCGGCCAGACCTATCAGAACAGCCACCCCAGCGCCAACCCCGCCTTTGTCGATGCCGTCCGGTCTATGCAGAGGCCCAGCGGATACGTGCACCAGCAGGCCCCTGCCTACGGGCACGCCCTGAACGCCGCACAGAG GTTCCCCCATCAACCGATGCAGCAGCCGGCCATGATGGGCAGCATCAACCACCTGAGCACGCAAGGGGTCCCCGCGGGGGTCCGGCCCAGCCAGCTTCTGCccgaccagcagcagcagcagcagcaacaacagcagcagcaacaacagcagcaacaacagcagcaacagcagcaacagcagcagcagcaatacctgaggcagcaacagcagcagcagctgctccgG cagcagcagcagcagcagcccccccCGCAACCGCAGCCCCAACAGCCGCAGCCGCCCCCCCAGCAGCCGCCCCCCGTCCCCCCCGTCCCTCAGCCCCAAGCCCAGGGCCAGCCGCCGGGACTGGGGATGCAAGGCCTGACTCCTCAGCAACCCCTG TTCCAGCGGCAAGGCCTCCAGCAgacccagcagcagcagcagacggCCGCCTTGGTCCGGCAGCTCCAGCAGCAGCTCTCCA ATACGCAGCCCCAACAGAGCAGCAACCCATTCGGACGGTATTGA